The Prodigiosinella aquatilis region CATGAAAATAAAGATATTACAGAAAATACGGACGATGTAGTCACCAAACACCGTCTGTAGCAGAGAGAGCGCCAGAAAGGTCAGCGCAAACACAACAATATACCCCAACAATAGCGCGGAGGAATTCTGTGGCATTCTCATCAGAAACGGCTCCTTTCCAGTCGTTCGTCACCCATAATGCCTACTGGCCTGAACAACAAAACCAGAATCAAAAACATAAAAGCAAAGGCGTCCTTGTACCCCCCTAGCTCCGGAAAAACAGCCACAGCCACCACTTCCGTAAAACCAAGGATAAAACCCCCAATCACCGCGCCGGTAACACTGCCTATCCCACCCAGTACCGCGGCGGCGAAGGCTTTCAGCCCGATCAACACCCCCATTAGCGGATCGATGGTCGGGTAGCTTATGGCATAGAACACCCCACCGAGTGCCGCCAGCCCACTACCCAGAGCAAACACGAACGCAATAATCTGGTTGGCGTCAATACCCATCAGCCGCACTGTGTTTACATCAAACGCCACTGCACGGATCGCCATACCCTGACGGGTGCGATAGAGAATGAACAGGATGATCGCCAGTAGCAGCAACGTAACCAACGGTACAATCCAGGCCACGTTGGTCACGACGATACGGCCCAGTTTGACCGTCTGGCCAAAGAAAGGCGGCGCATCAAAAAAACGCGGACTACCGCCAAACACCACGTTGAACAAATTTTCCAGGAAGAAACTGACACCGATGGCGGTAATCAACATCGAAATCTTTGATGCCTGCCGAAGCGGACGATACGCAATCTGATCGATGACAATCCCCAGTAGAGCCGAGATCAGAATGGCAAAAATAACAGCTGCCCCAAAGGGCAGCCCGAAGGAAGTGAAAGCGAACAGGGTCATGTAGGCCCCAACCATCATAATGTCGGCATGGGCAAAGTTAATCAGCCGCAGTACGCCATACACCATGGTATAACCGATGGCGATCAACGCATACATACTGCCCAAACTCATGCCATTGACCACCTGCTGCAAAAAAACGGCAAAATCCATCATGCAATCCTTTATGCCTGCGGGTTAGGGATGCACAACCGTTTTGTAAGCCAGCTGTCCGTCTTTTACTTCATTGATTACCGCATCGCGAATGGCATCGCCATTTTTCAACGTCAGTGTGCCGGTAATACCGGTGAAATTACTGGTCGCGCGGATATTCTTGTTCACACAGACACGGTCGTGCGGGTCGCTACATTTGTTCATCGCCGCGATGATCATCTTATAAGCGTCCGCTGTCATCGCCCCCCAAGTATGAGTCGGTTCATTATATTTGGCGGTCCAAGCTTTGATGAATTGCTCCCCATCCGGCGTTTGCTCTTTCGCGTTTGGTGAGTAGTAGTCGGTGGTCATCCAGCCATTCACCGCATCCTTTCCCATTTTGAAGAACACGGGGTCTGCTGCCAGACCATCCCCACCGATCACCGGAACCTTCAGCCCCAATTGTTTAGACTGCAATGCAATCAATGCACCTTCGGTATAGTAAATGGGCATATAGATTACATCGACATGATGCGATTTAATGGTGGAAAGCTGAGCCTTGAAATCCTTACTGCCG contains the following coding sequences:
- a CDS encoding branched-chain amino acid ABC transporter permease yields the protein MDFAVFLQQVVNGMSLGSMYALIAIGYTMVYGVLRLINFAHADIMMVGAYMTLFAFTSFGLPFGAAVIFAILISALLGIVIDQIAYRPLRQASKISMLITAIGVSFFLENLFNVVFGGSPRFFDAPPFFGQTVKLGRIVVTNVAWIVPLVTLLLLAIILFILYRTRQGMAIRAVAFDVNTVRLMGIDANQIIAFVFALGSGLAALGGVFYAISYPTIDPLMGVLIGLKAFAAAVLGGIGSVTGAVIGGFILGFTEVVAVAVFPELGGYKDAFAFMFLILVLLFRPVGIMGDERLERSRF